TTCCTCAAGAGATCTAGCAGGTTGATCCTCTGTAGGGTTAAGACAGCTCTAGTTTCCTTCCAAACAAATGCAAGGAGGCCATTTTGGTTTACAAACAAGGAACCAGGTTTAGATCCAGGATCCTGAAAGCTATCACCTTCCGCTAGACCTTCTCCTGCATAAGTATGTATTATGTCCAAAGTAGAAAATTCTCCGTCTGTCTCTAACGGGAATGGATCCGCTGATAGATCGTTGACCTTCACGGTAAACATTGTCGAACCATTTGGATAATAAGCATACTCGGTACCTTCTAATATTCTGGTTGCAATCAGAAGCTGTTGCCCCTCCAATTCTTCATAAGAAAGCAAAAGAAAGAACAAGGCTTTTCCCTCGACTTCACTAGATCTTCGATGTGGCCAGCCAAAAGTTCCACCCCATAAGCCAGCATACTCCTGACCAAAAGTTGGGATCCATGTTGGCAACTTGTAGAGGGCATGTTCGTCATCACGCATCTTCGGTAATACACTGTTAGTAGGTAGCTTCACAGTCGAGGCATGTACACTGAGCCCTATCACGTCACCTGACAAAAGAAACTCATGAAGCTCTGATGAATGCTTAAGGTCCGATCTCAATGAACCCTTTTTTGGATTTACAAGTCCACCTGTCGAAATAAACTTGCCAAGTATCGGTTTCAGGAGGTCCTTCAGGTAACCGGCAACACTTCTTCTATTCGAACAGTTCATATGAACAATTTCATCCCCATAAAGCAATTCACCACTACTTGGGGATTCAAGCCTCTTTTTTAGTTTGCCTATTGCAACCTCCCTAGATATAGTCTGCAAATTCGTGTACCCTCCGCCATTTTGATACTTCTTCAAAAGCAGCAACCGTCGTTCTGACAAAAGCTTTAAGTCTTTCTTAAAGCCATCACCTCCATCACCAAATCGAGGGAACGGTGGACCCGAAGCTAAATGAGGAACCTTTGAACCTACTTGACTCGTTATAATTTCAAGCAGTTCCTGTCTGTCTTTAAATGCCAAACGGTCAAATGCAACTACAGAACTGTTTGATCCAGACACCCTTTGTGAGCTACTAAACCCACCATCATCTGACCTATGAATCCGTCTCATAGACCCCCAATCTGAACGAGGATGACCAAGGCTCTTACTGCGCAATAATTTACACTCGTTATTTTGCATTCTTGGCTCAACCTCTAGTAACAAAACATTGCAACTCCTATCAACAGGTTTAATGGCTCCAGGATAAAGGTAGTCACCATCTTTCTCTTTCCCATGAAGGAAAAACACCATTTCCCCATACATATCACTGATAATCTCAAAAACCGGCGCCCACAAAAGTGATCTTGAAGCCCTAATGGACCAAGCTGTTGTGGCAAAATTCGGCAACCAACAACTGACAAAAACCCTGGCATGACATACACTAAATTGCCAATCTCAGGATTTTGATGAACCCATATTCCAAGTAAAGGTTGTACACTAAAAATAAACTTACATAGACATTTATACGACGTAACACCAGTTCTCCATTCAACAACATCTTCTTGTGAATTAGCAATATTAAGGTTTTCACACTGTGATGACCATAGTTTCTCTGAAGATAAAAGGAAAGAATTCAAATTCTTGCAACCCAAACTGATTGAACAGATATCTCTAGGAGTTAGAGAATTAGACATGATTACCAGTACATCTTCCGGTAAAGAGAGAAACAAACTTGAACCACACACATCAGACATCGTAAATATTTTTCACAAACAAAAGTAAAACTCTGAAAATGAGTTTGTCTCTAACATAAAAATGACATCAAATTGATCGAAAAATGAGACCTGGGAAGCAGATGAAAACTTGACCTCTTTTATATAAAAAATCATGAAGTAGACCAAGCTCCATAAACATCAGGGCTCTTTCCTTTGTCTTTGCAAAGATGAAAACACCAATAGGATTTATATATTGTGTGTTTGCTTTATTCCTCTCCTTTATCTTTTCCCTTTATTCCACTAgttttcttttcttcaatttgatGTTCTTTTCTTCCACCGGCCAATATTATTTTCTTCAACATGTACTTTCTTGGTCTTTGGTAGGTAGCTTCTTCTAGGGTGCATCCCATTAAGGGCTTGCCAACTGATTGTAGAACTTCCCCTAAGCCTAAACTTATAACATTCTCCCTTACACTCTCCTAAATTTACACTTTCGTCTTTCGTTAGTAGTAAGCCTCTGTAAAACAGTTCCTTTTTACTCTCTTTATACAGAACTCTGGCTTCGCCACTAGCGCCTTCAGGTTGACCTTTGCTCAACGATAAATGATCAGGAAAATGGATTAAAACTGGCTAGTTGTTTTTGCTTAGCCAGTTCTGCTAGATGCATGATGATTAGATTGTGAAAATGTGAAATGTGAAACAGAAGAAGATTGACAAGAGCTTAATTCCTCGCTTGATCACTACTTGGGACACACCCAAAAGAAATCACAGATGCAAAGAAGCTTCTTTTTAACACTTTCTTTTTTTAATatccaaaagaaaataaagaaattggATTCTTTTTactttattatttatcaaaagataatGGGTATATTTTGCAACTCAAAATGTGTAAAATGCGGTGTAATTGTAACACAATCCCATGATGCAAATCGGTCCAAAGTGTACCCTGTAACCCAAAATCTGCCAATGACCAACAAAAATATCGCCAAGACCCAAAATTATTCGGGATCCAAAAAATTTGCCTTTGTGACCCAGAAATTATTCCTGACCCATTTGAGATCAGTTTGGAACCAGCTAGATCTTAAGATTAAGATTTTGTTCAATCATAAGACCTTTTTAATGTTAGGAACATAAAAACATATATTCACCAAATAGTGAACAGTGCCTATAAATGTGTATGGTgtaggaaaaaatatagacagtTCTCCATTGTGCTTCATGAT
Above is a genomic segment from Papaver somniferum cultivar HN1 chromosome 10, ASM357369v1, whole genome shotgun sequence containing:
- the LOC113317067 gene encoding F-box protein At5g39450-like; translation: MYGEMVFFLHGKEKDGDYLYPGAIKPVDRSCNVLLLEVEPRMQNNECKLLRSKSLGHPRSDWGSMRRIHRSDDGGFSSSQRVSGSNSSVVAFDRLAFKDRQELLEIITSQVGSKVPHLASGPPFPRFGDGGDGFKKDLKLLSERRLLLLKKYQNGGGYTNLQTISREVAIGKLKKRLESPSSGELLYGDEIVHMNCSNRRSVAGYLKDLLKPILGKFISTGGLVNPKKGSLRSDLKHSSELHEFLLSGDVIGLSVHASTVKLPTNSVLPKMRDDEHALYKLPTWIPTFGQEYAGLWGGTFGWPHRRSSEVEGKALFFLLLSYEELEGQQLLIATRILEGTEYAYYPNGSTMFTVKVNDLSADPFPLETDGEFSTLDIIHTYAGEGLAEGDSFQDPGSKPGSLFVNQNGLLAFVWKETRAVLTLQRINLLDLLRKGKRVPALPPTLNFTFQTQWYSNALTRFSNFPTAASCLYIAECYPPRVYN